The following proteins are co-located in the Paludibaculum fermentans genome:
- a CDS encoding type III polyketide synthase: MIIASAASALPKHKYDQRVLLAALKQFWGPKLDNPQFMERLHNRVGVETRHLALPMEQYYGIKTWGQANNHWIDVAVDLSEEALTLALERAGLDKSALGAIYFVSVTGIASPSVDARLMNRMSLPVHIKRIPIFGLGCVAGAAGVARAADYVKAYPKQVAAVIAVELCSLTLQHEDLSIANLISSGLFGDGAGIALVAGAEVPVSGPKILATRSVFYPNTEHVMGWDISEKGFQIVLSREVPEVVEQNLAGDVDAFLSTEGLTRADIGSWVLHTGGPRVLEATSTALQLPPDALDASWACLKRTGNLSSASVLLVLEEVMMNRRPQPGTYSLMAAMGPAFCSELILLRW; encoded by the coding sequence ATGATCATTGCCAGCGCGGCCAGCGCTCTACCCAAACACAAGTACGACCAGAGGGTGCTGCTCGCCGCCCTGAAGCAGTTCTGGGGACCAAAGCTGGACAACCCCCAGTTCATGGAGCGGCTTCACAACCGCGTGGGCGTGGAGACTCGTCATCTGGCGCTGCCGATGGAGCAGTATTACGGGATCAAGACGTGGGGCCAGGCGAATAACCACTGGATCGACGTGGCCGTGGACCTGAGTGAAGAGGCCCTGACCCTGGCGCTGGAGCGGGCCGGGCTCGACAAGTCGGCGCTGGGGGCGATCTATTTCGTTTCGGTGACGGGCATCGCCAGCCCCTCGGTGGACGCCCGGCTGATGAACCGGATGAGCCTGCCGGTCCACATCAAGCGGATTCCCATATTTGGACTGGGCTGCGTCGCCGGTGCGGCTGGAGTGGCCCGGGCGGCGGACTATGTGAAGGCGTACCCGAAGCAGGTGGCGGCCGTGATTGCCGTGGAGTTGTGTTCGCTCACGCTGCAGCACGAGGATCTCTCCATCGCCAACCTGATCTCCTCGGGATTGTTCGGAGACGGCGCGGGTATTGCCTTGGTGGCCGGGGCCGAAGTTCCCGTGAGTGGACCGAAGATCCTGGCGACACGGTCGGTCTTCTATCCCAATACGGAGCATGTGATGGGTTGGGACATCTCGGAGAAGGGCTTCCAGATCGTGCTCTCGCGGGAAGTCCCCGAGGTGGTGGAGCAGAATCTGGCGGGGGACGTGGACGCGTTCCTGAGCACGGAGGGCCTGACCCGGGCCGATATCGGGAGTTGGGTGCTGCACACCGGCGGACCCCGCGTGCTGGAGGCAACGAGCACTGCCCTGCAATTGCCGCCGGATGCGCTGGACGCGTCCTGGGCGTGCTTGAAGCGGACGGGCAATCTCTCTTCCGCGTCCGTGTTGCTGGTGCTGGAAGAGGTAATGATGAACCGCCGTCCGCAGCCGGGTACGTACAGCCTGATGGCGGCGATGGGCCCGGCGTTCTGCTCCGAGCTGATATTGCTGCGCTGGTGA
- a CDS encoding NAD(P)/FAD-dependent oxidoreductase yields the protein MDLPTETDVFIAGGGPAGLVAAIAARQKGFRVVVADSAHSAIDKACGEGLMPDAVAALSSLGVSIAPGEYVPFRGIRFSGHGRSVAATFPAGVGYGVRRTTLHRILAAKAEEAGVTLLWDSPVLGLDGQRVLLRNHSLTARFIVGADGAGSAVRRWAGLDSRLRDSQRFGFRRHFQVAPWTDHVEVHWASGCQIYVTPVAADQVNVALLSRSSDLRLDQALPLFPELMERLRGAAPSSTERGSISASRRLRRVCHGRIALIGDASGSVDAVTGEGLSLAFQQALALAGAMELDDLGLYQKAHNRIRRRPALMADLMLLMDQRDSLRRRVFSALSARPKVFADMLSMHVHGFSPRVLATSAITLGWSMFTA from the coding sequence ATGGATCTACCTACTGAAACTGATGTGTTCATTGCCGGGGGCGGTCCGGCGGGCCTGGTGGCGGCCATCGCCGCGCGGCAGAAGGGATTCCGTGTCGTGGTCGCCGATAGCGCTCATAGCGCCATCGACAAGGCCTGCGGCGAAGGCCTGATGCCGGATGCCGTGGCGGCGCTCAGCAGTTTGGGCGTGTCGATAGCCCCCGGCGAGTACGTGCCCTTTCGCGGCATCCGCTTTAGCGGCCATGGGCGTTCCGTAGCCGCTACCTTCCCGGCCGGAGTTGGCTACGGTGTCCGCCGCACGACACTGCATCGCATCCTGGCCGCGAAAGCGGAAGAGGCCGGGGTCACCCTGCTGTGGGATTCGCCCGTGTTGGGCCTGGACGGGCAGCGGGTGCTGCTGCGCAATCACTCCCTGACAGCGCGGTTTATCGTGGGGGCTGACGGTGCGGGCTCCGCCGTACGCCGCTGGGCCGGCCTCGATTCGAGATTGAGGGACAGCCAGCGTTTCGGCTTCCGGCGGCACTTCCAGGTGGCTCCCTGGACGGATCATGTCGAGGTCCACTGGGCTTCGGGCTGCCAGATTTATGTCACACCAGTAGCGGCCGACCAGGTGAACGTCGCCCTGCTTTCCCGCAGTTCGGATCTGCGCCTGGACCAGGCGCTGCCGCTGTTTCCGGAACTGATGGAGAGGCTGCGCGGCGCGGCGCCGTCTTCGACGGAGCGGGGTTCCATCTCCGCTTCCCGCCGCCTGCGGCGGGTGTGCCACGGCCGCATTGCCCTCATCGGCGATGCTTCCGGCTCGGTGGATGCGGTCACCGGCGAGGGGCTGTCCCTGGCGTTCCAGCAGGCGCTGGCGCTGGCCGGAGCCATGGAGTTGGACGATCTGGGCTTGTATCAGAAGGCTCACAACCGCATCCGCCGCCGGCCGGCCCTGATGGCCGACCTGATGCTGCTGATGGACCAGCGCGACTCCCTGCGGCGCCGCGTGTTTTCCGCACTCTCGGCCCGGCCGAAGGTGTTTGCGGACATGCTCTCGATGCATGTCCACGGGTTCTCCCCCCGGGTGTTGGCGACCTCGGCCATCACCTTGGGTTGGAGTATGTTCACCGCCTGA
- a CDS encoding YceI family protein codes for MRYLLSLPLLAAGLILPLHAADTVLVFDPPQTQIHWTLDTLVHTVHGTFQLRSGTVRFDPATGNASGELIVDARTGASGNDSRDGRMHKSILESAKFPDVVFKPKHVDGQVPAQGSATLQVHGSFLLHGSEHEATLPIQVSVEPGHIGADSKFSIPYVAWGLKNPSTFVLRVNEKVDLEIHAAARIVTNGVQ; via the coding sequence ATGCGTTACCTGCTCTCCCTGCCGCTGCTCGCGGCTGGCCTGATTCTTCCCCTCCACGCGGCCGACACCGTGCTGGTGTTCGATCCTCCGCAGACTCAGATCCACTGGACCCTGGATACGCTGGTGCACACCGTGCACGGTACGTTCCAGTTGCGCAGCGGCACGGTTCGCTTCGATCCGGCCACCGGGAACGCTTCGGGTGAGTTGATCGTCGATGCCCGCACCGGCGCCAGCGGGAACGACAGCCGGGACGGCAGAATGCACAAGAGCATCCTGGAGAGTGCGAAGTTTCCCGACGTGGTTTTCAAGCCGAAGCATGTGGACGGACAAGTGCCCGCACAGGGTTCGGCCACGCTGCAGGTGCATGGAAGTTTCCTGCTGCATGGCAGTGAGCACGAGGCGACACTGCCCATCCAGGTGAGTGTCGAACCCGGCCACATCGGCGCCGACTCCAAATTCTCGATCCCGTATGTTGCCTGGGGCCTGAAGAATCCAAGTACGTTTGTCCTTCGAGTGAACGAGAAAGTAGACTTAGAGATTCACGCGGCGGCTCGAATCGTGACAAATGGAGTTCAATAG
- a CDS encoding hemolysin family protein, giving the protein MEEQSASYGYRLLLMFIIIGVNGFFAAAETALVSVRPSRLRQMADQGVVGAHAAMSLLANPERLLSVSQVGLTLASLALGWLGEATLDGMLLTMFAAVRTPATEAVIRIVSLVCAFAIMTFTHVVFGEVVPKNVAIDKSDRLAIIVAPVLLVFYKLVEPFVWVIERASGIFSRLIGVHGHQHGAHSPEELKFVVAASHSAGQLTEFEREAISRIIDLQEFSVRQVMVPRNQMVTVEMDADIDEVLQLMSGSRYSRLPVCQKSLENPIGFVHVKDVLDFWAQRRQSNSRRRAVEPFKLSRIVRKAPIVPESRALHLVLDDLREKHAHVALVVDEFGTVSGLVSIEDVFEQIFGEIEDEFDLQTATPVPEDTEDFEIDGATSLRDLETQYGVLLPPGDSYETVAGYLLFRLGRIPSAGDFVEYDGRRFTVARMDFNRVARIQIDRLGTEKPPAA; this is encoded by the coding sequence GGAAGAACAATCAGCAAGCTACGGCTACCGCCTGCTCTTGATGTTCATCATCATCGGCGTGAACGGCTTCTTTGCGGCCGCTGAAACGGCGCTTGTTTCCGTGCGGCCGTCGCGGCTCAGGCAAATGGCGGATCAGGGCGTGGTGGGTGCGCACGCGGCCATGTCCCTGCTGGCGAACCCTGAGCGGCTGCTGTCGGTCAGCCAGGTGGGACTGACGCTGGCCAGCCTGGCGCTGGGATGGCTGGGCGAGGCTACGCTCGACGGCATGCTGCTGACGATGTTCGCGGCTGTGCGCACGCCGGCTACCGAAGCCGTGATCCGCATCGTGAGCCTGGTGTGCGCGTTCGCGATCATGACCTTCACGCACGTGGTTTTCGGTGAAGTCGTGCCGAAAAACGTGGCCATTGACAAGTCGGACCGTCTGGCGATCATCGTGGCCCCCGTCCTGCTGGTGTTCTACAAACTCGTCGAGCCATTTGTCTGGGTGATCGAGCGCGCCTCGGGTATCTTCTCCCGCCTGATCGGCGTGCATGGGCACCAGCACGGAGCGCACTCGCCGGAAGAGCTGAAGTTCGTGGTGGCGGCCAGCCACTCGGCCGGCCAGTTGACTGAGTTTGAGCGCGAGGCGATCAGCCGGATCATCGACCTGCAGGAGTTTAGCGTGCGGCAGGTGATGGTGCCGCGCAACCAGATGGTGACCGTGGAGATGGACGCGGACATCGACGAGGTGCTCCAGCTCATGAGCGGTAGCCGGTATTCGCGGCTGCCTGTCTGCCAGAAGTCGCTGGAGAATCCGATTGGCTTCGTCCATGTGAAGGACGTGTTGGATTTCTGGGCTCAGCGCCGCCAATCGAACTCCCGGCGGAGAGCGGTGGAGCCGTTCAAGCTGAGCCGGATTGTTCGCAAAGCCCCGATTGTGCCCGAGTCGCGCGCCCTGCACCTGGTGCTCGACGACCTGCGTGAGAAGCATGCGCACGTGGCCCTGGTGGTGGACGAGTTCGGCACCGTCAGCGGGTTGGTTTCCATCGAAGACGTGTTTGAGCAGATCTTCGGCGAGATTGAGGACGAGTTCGATCTTCAGACGGCGACGCCCGTGCCGGAAGACACCGAGGACTTCGAGATTGACGGAGCCACCAGCCTGCGGGATCTGGAGACCCAGTACGGCGTGCTGCTGCCGCCCGGCGATTCCTATGAAACCGTGGCGGGCTACCTGCTGTTCCGGTTAGGCCGCATTCCCAGTGCGGGGGACTTCGTCGAGTACGATGGACGGCGATTCACCGTGGCGCGGATGGACTTCAACCGCGTGGCCAGAATTCAGATCGATCGATTGGGTACAGAAAAGCCCCCCGCTGCGTAA